Proteins from one candidate division WOR-3 bacterium genomic window:
- a CDS encoding type II toxin-antitoxin system HicB family antitoxin: MVVKVEVHNDGEQWCARAIGADLLTCAPTLDELMVEVKDAAACHYHDPVQAGQTST; this comes from the coding sequence GTGGTCGTCAAGGTAGAAGTCCACAACGACGGCGAGCAGTGGTGCGCTCGCGCAATCGGTGCTGACCTTCTCACCTGCGCACCAACGCTCGACGAACTGATGGTCGAGGTAAAGGACGCCGCGGCCTGCCACTACCACGACCCAGTGCAGGCCGGCCAGACCTCAACCTAG